One part of the Chryseobacterium mulctrae genome encodes these proteins:
- the dprA gene encoding DNA-processing protein DprA, with product MYSEEHLYSIALRECNFIGDINFSKLVRRFGTAENVWKTSKKELSKTDGIGMKIISDIGNPEHLKFAEEELSFCEKNSIKINLRHQNDLPFLLNECDDAPAILYQKGSFETNLKTISLVGTRNITSYGKKFIEDFFEESKSHQFISVSGLALGVDKEVHEQSLKHQIPTIGVLAHGFHTFYPSKNKKLSEKILEENGGLLTEFNSSRKPDRENFIQRNRIVAGISPATIVVETAFGGGSISTATFANTYNRDVFALPGRIGDKYSQGCNHLIFQNKATAISTIKDLFDLLGFNDPKEKIEELFPHSKITIQLSENQELIYKNISENPHITLDDLAEKISVSSHKLLPVILELELLGKVKSFSGRQFIAM from the coding sequence ATGTATTCTGAAGAACATCTTTATTCTATCGCTCTTCGCGAGTGTAATTTTATTGGTGATATTAATTTTTCCAAACTTGTACGCCGTTTTGGAACAGCAGAAAATGTTTGGAAAACTTCTAAGAAAGAACTCAGCAAAACCGACGGAATCGGTATGAAAATCATTTCCGATATTGGAAATCCTGAACATCTTAAATTTGCCGAAGAAGAACTTTCATTTTGCGAAAAGAATTCCATAAAAATTAATTTGCGTCATCAGAATGATCTTCCTTTTTTATTAAATGAATGTGATGATGCTCCTGCAATACTTTATCAGAAAGGGAGCTTTGAAACCAATTTAAAAACTATAAGTTTAGTCGGAACCAGAAATATAACGTCTTACGGAAAAAAATTCATTGAAGATTTTTTTGAAGAATCAAAATCCCATCAGTTTATTTCTGTCAGCGGTTTGGCTTTGGGTGTTGACAAAGAAGTTCATGAGCAATCTTTAAAACATCAGATTCCTACCATCGGAGTTTTAGCGCATGGTTTCCACACCTTCTATCCTTCCAAAAACAAAAAACTTTCAGAAAAAATTCTTGAAGAAAACGGAGGTTTACTAACCGAATTTAATTCGTCAAGAAAGCCAGATCGTGAAAATTTTATCCAAAGAAACAGAATTGTTGCCGGAATTTCTCCTGCTACTATTGTTGTAGAAACAGCATTCGGAGGCGGATCTATCAGTACAGCAACCTTCGCAAACACTTATAACAGAGACGTTTTTGCTCTTCCCGGAAGAATCGGTGACAAATACAGTCAAGGATGCAATCATTTAATTTTTCAGAATAAAGCGACTGCAATTTCCACCATTAAAGACTTGTTTGATCTGCTCGGATTTAATGATCCTAAAGAAAAAATAGAAGAGCTTTTCCCACACAGCAAAATTACAATTCAATTATCTGAAAATCAAGAATTAATATATAAAAACATTTCAGAAAATCCACACATCACTTTAGACGATTTAGCAGAGAAAATATCGGTGTCTTCGCACAAATTATTGCCTGTAATTTTAGAATTAGAGCTTTTGGGAAAAGTAAAATCGTTTTCCGGGAGACAATTTATAGCAATGTAA
- the gdhA gene encoding NADP-specific glutamate dehydrogenase — protein sequence MEQYNIDQKIQEFIAKIEAKNPNEPEFLQAVKEVAVTVIPFILTRKEYTGMKLLERMAEAERIIIFRVPWVDDKGEIQVNRGFRIQMNSAIGPYKGGIRFHPTVNLSVLKFLAFEQVFKNSLTTLPMGGGKGGSDFDPQGKTDMEVMRFCQAFMTELCKHIGPETDVPAGDIGVGAREIGYLFGQYKKVRNEFTGVLTGKGLAYGGSLIRPEATGYGVVYFAEQMLKTIGQTFKDKTVTVSGFGNVAWGVIKKVNELGGKVVTLSGPDGYIYDKDGIDGDKIDYLLELRASGNNRAEDYAKKYPSAVFHAGKRPWEVKCDVAIPSATQNELHLEDARLLVENGCVCVTEAANMPSTLDAINYFLENKVLFSPGKASNAGGVATSGLEMTQNSIRLNWTSEEVDARLKEIMIGIHKACRDYGKEEDGYVNYVKGANIAGFVKVAEAMLAQGVV from the coding sequence ATGGAACAATATAATATTGACCAGAAAATCCAGGAGTTTATTGCTAAAATTGAGGCAAAAAATCCTAACGAACCGGAATTTTTACAGGCAGTAAAAGAAGTTGCTGTAACCGTAATTCCGTTTATCTTGACAAGAAAAGAATATACCGGAATGAAGCTCCTAGAGAGAATGGCTGAAGCGGAAAGAATTATTATTTTCAGAGTTCCATGGGTTGATGACAAAGGTGAAATTCAGGTAAACAGAGGTTTCAGAATTCAGATGAACTCTGCAATTGGTCCTTACAAAGGAGGAATCCGTTTCCACCCTACCGTAAACCTTTCTGTACTTAAATTCTTAGCTTTTGAGCAAGTTTTCAAAAACTCTTTAACTACGCTTCCAATGGGAGGTGGAAAAGGTGGTTCTGATTTTGACCCACAAGGAAAAACGGATATGGAAGTAATGCGTTTTTGCCAGGCTTTCATGACAGAACTATGCAAGCACATTGGTCCTGAAACTGACGTTCCTGCGGGAGATATCGGTGTTGGAGCAAGAGAGATCGGATATTTATTCGGTCAGTACAAGAAAGTAAGAAACGAGTTTACAGGAGTTCTTACCGGAAAAGGTCTTGCTTACGGTGGATCATTGATCCGTCCTGAAGCGACTGGTTATGGTGTTGTTTACTTCGCTGAACAAATGCTGAAAACTATCGGACAAACTTTTAAAGATAAAACAGTAACTGTTTCAGGTTTCGGAAACGTAGCTTGGGGAGTTATCAAAAAAGTAAACGAACTAGGTGGTAAAGTGGTTACACTTTCAGGACCTGACGGTTACATCTACGATAAAGACGGGATCGATGGTGATAAGATCGATTATTTATTAGAGCTTAGAGCTTCTGGAAATAACAGAGCTGAAGATTACGCTAAAAAATATCCTTCTGCAGTATTCCACGCTGGAAAACGTCCTTGGGAAGTGAAGTGTGATGTAGCAATCCCTTCTGCAACTCAAAACGAACTTCATTTAGAAGATGCAAGATTATTAGTAGAAAACGGTTGCGTTTGTGTAACTGAAGCTGCTAATATGCCTTCAACTTTAGATGCTATTAATTATTTCCTTGAAAACAAAGTATTGTTCTCTCCAGGAAAAGCATCTAACGCAGGTGGTGTAGCTACTTCAGGTTTAGAAATGACTCAAAACTCTATCAGACTAAACTGGACTTCTGAGGAAGTTGACGCAAGACTGAAAGAGATCATGATCGGAATCCACAAAGCTTGTAGAGACTACGGTAAAGAGGAAGATGGCTATGTGAACTACGTAAAAGGCGCTAACATCGCTGGATTCGTAAAAGTAGCTGAAGCAATGCTTGCTCAAGGTGTAGTATAA
- a CDS encoding iron chaperone, producing MKDTFTNFNEYFLLFPEEVQLKMEILRKAIHSQNPDLEEYIGYQMPAFKYKEKPLVYFAAYKNHIGFYPLPEAIVHFENDFIKRKYKFSKGAVQFPLKEDLPLDLIEKMVQFRISEINKA from the coding sequence ATGAAAGATACATTCACAAATTTTAATGAATATTTTCTTCTCTTTCCCGAAGAAGTACAGTTGAAAATGGAGATTTTAAGAAAAGCAATACACTCCCAAAACCCCGATTTGGAAGAATATATTGGTTATCAAATGCCTGCTTTTAAATATAAAGAAAAACCTTTGGTTTATTTTGCAGCTTATAAAAATCACATTGGTTTTTATCCACTTCCAGAAGCAATTGTACATTTTGAAAATGATTTTATTAAAAGAAAATATAAGTTTTCTAAAGGTGCAGTACAGTTTCCTCTAAAAGAAGATTTACCGTTGGATTTGATTGAAAAAATGGTGCAATTCAGAATCTCTGAAATAAATAAAGCTTGA
- a CDS encoding YkgJ family cysteine cluster protein: MNLDFYKTQALQKQKEHKKFLDGLKKKPPKILDYVVQETHEEVFERVDCLQCANCCKTTGPLYVEKDIERISKHLRMKQADFEAKFLRVDEDNDKVLQNLPCYFLNDDNTCSIYEVRPKACREYPHTDRKKIYQINHLMIKNTVICPVAFEFVESMMKNLNK, from the coding sequence TTGAATTTAGACTTTTATAAAACCCAGGCTTTACAGAAACAGAAAGAACACAAAAAGTTTTTGGATGGTTTAAAGAAAAAACCGCCTAAAATCCTGGATTATGTTGTTCAGGAAACTCATGAGGAAGTCTTTGAAAGAGTAGATTGCCTTCAGTGTGCCAATTGCTGTAAAACAACTGGGCCGCTTTATGTCGAAAAAGATATAGAAAGAATTTCAAAGCATTTACGAATGAAACAGGCAGATTTTGAAGCTAAATTTCTGCGTGTGGATGAAGATAATGACAAAGTGTTACAGAATCTTCCGTGTTATTTTTTGAATGATGATAATACGTGTTCTATTTACGAAGTTCGACCAAAAGCATGCAGAGAATATCCACATACAGACCGGAAAAAGATTTATCAAATCAATCATTTAATGATAAAAAACACGGTGATTTGTCCGGTTGCTTTTGAATTTGTAGAAAGTATGATGAAGAATTTGAATAAATAA
- a CDS encoding group III truncated hemoglobin, which yields MKNLESREDIELLVNSFYDKVVKDETIGFFFKDIIKVDWDKHLPKMYSFWESILFGQMSYKGNPMAVHFPINQLEAMGKRHFERWLELWKQTIEENFTGQNASMAITKSENIANLMAYKMEMARKM from the coding sequence ATGAAAAATTTAGAATCAAGAGAAGATATAGAGTTATTGGTTAATTCATTTTACGACAAAGTAGTAAAAGATGAAACGATTGGTTTCTTCTTTAAAGACATTATAAAAGTAGATTGGGATAAACATTTACCAAAAATGTATTCATTCTGGGAAAGCATTCTTTTCGGGCAAATGAGCTACAAAGGAAACCCGATGGCGGTACATTTTCCCATCAACCAATTGGAAGCGATGGGAAAAAGACATTTTGAAAGATGGCTTGAATTATGGAAACAAACAATTGAAGAGAATTTCACAGGTCAAAACGCTTCTATGGCCATCACAAAATCTGAAAACATTGCCAATCTGATGGCTTACAAAATGGAAATGGCGAGAAAAATGTAG
- a CDS encoding calcium:proton antiporter: MKPKEFLQYTYIFPVLAVIYYFAGFMGQGLISDIIAGILLTGSVLSAVHHAEVVAHKVGEPYGTIILALCITIIEVALIVSLMVAGGEQAITLARDTVFAAVMIILNGIIGICVLVGGVKYFEQFFARTSATTYLVSIVSILVITLVLPNFTSSVNGPYYNNAQLVFVSIACLVIYGVFLMVQTVRHRSYFVPADGNAEEHFIPNKTQAIVSFFLLVVCLIIVVLMAKGLSKTIEDMVQSMGAPKSLVGVIIAGVVLLPEGLAAIRAARNNQFQSSLNLALGSALASIGLSIPAISAVSIMYDIPLVLGLDKKDIILLTLSVFIVMLSLSRGKTNVLYGTVLMVNLAAYIFTVIVP, encoded by the coding sequence ATGAAGCCAAAAGAATTTTTACAATACACCTATATTTTTCCCGTTCTTGCTGTAATTTACTACTTCGCAGGATTCATGGGACAAGGACTTATTTCTGATATTATTGCAGGAATTTTATTAACCGGAAGTGTTTTATCTGCGGTACATCATGCAGAAGTAGTCGCTCACAAAGTTGGCGAACCTTACGGAACGATCATTTTAGCGCTCTGTATCACAATTATTGAAGTTGCGCTTATTGTTTCGCTGATGGTTGCAGGTGGAGAACAGGCCATTACTTTAGCCAGGGATACGGTTTTTGCGGCCGTAATGATTATTCTCAACGGAATTATTGGTATTTGTGTATTGGTGGGTGGTGTAAAATATTTTGAACAGTTTTTTGCCCGAACTTCTGCTACAACCTATCTCGTAAGTATTGTTTCTATTTTGGTGATCACTTTGGTTCTTCCCAATTTTACTTCAAGCGTCAATGGACCTTATTATAATAATGCACAATTGGTTTTTGTTTCTATTGCCTGTCTTGTGATTTATGGAGTCTTTTTAATGGTGCAAACCGTGAGACACAGAAGTTATTTTGTTCCAGCAGACGGAAATGCAGAAGAACATTTTATACCGAATAAAACACAGGCAATTGTGAGCTTTTTCTTGTTGGTTGTATGTCTGATCATTGTTGTTTTAATGGCAAAAGGTCTTTCTAAAACAATCGAAGATATGGTGCAAAGTATGGGTGCTCCAAAATCTTTAGTAGGTGTTATTATTGCGGGTGTTGTGCTTCTTCCGGAAGGTTTGGCGGCAATTCGAGCAGCAAGAAATAATCAGTTTCAGTCGAGTTTAAATTTGGCTTTAGGATCTGCTTTAGCAAGTATTGGATTGAGTATTCCTGCAATTTCTGCAGTAAGTATTATGTATGACATTCCTTTGGTTTTAGGTCTTGATAAGAAAGATATTATACTTCTTACTTTGTCTGTATTTATCGTGATGTTATCCTTAAGCCGAGGGAAAACCAATGTTTTATACGGAACCGTTTTGATGGTGAATTTAGCAGCCTATATCTTTACTGTAATTGTACCGTAA
- a CDS encoding LytR/AlgR family response regulator transcription factor, which translates to MNKINCIIIDDEPLGRDVVESFAKEVSYLNILGAFENPVEAMIFVKENRVDLILSDIEMPKITGLELLKTLENPPVFIFITAYREFALDGFDTGAIDYLVKPVRFDRFLKAIQKAKDYLNLKRNFNGLQEQSDRIFIKSEGKIIKILLSEIIYIEAQGDYLNVETSSEVYSTQMTLSSMEESIKNEKFLRIQRSFILNLDFVRSIHGNKVELLNGKSISISISKKEELFRLLGM; encoded by the coding sequence ATGAACAAAATAAACTGTATCATCATTGATGACGAACCGCTTGGAAGAGATGTTGTAGAATCGTTTGCGAAAGAAGTTTCTTATCTCAATATTCTCGGAGCTTTTGAAAATCCGGTAGAAGCAATGATTTTTGTGAAAGAAAATAGGGTAGATCTTATTTTAAGCGATATTGAAATGCCCAAAATAACTGGCTTGGAATTACTAAAAACATTAGAAAACCCACCAGTGTTTATTTTTATTACAGCTTACCGTGAGTTTGCTTTGGATGGTTTTGATACAGGAGCAATAGATTATTTGGTGAAACCCGTTCGCTTTGACAGGTTTTTAAAAGCCATTCAAAAAGCTAAGGATTATTTAAATTTAAAAAGAAACTTTAATGGTTTACAAGAACAAAGCGACCGAATTTTTATAAAATCTGAAGGAAAAATTATTAAAATTCTTTTATCTGAAATTATATATATCGAAGCGCAAGGTGACTATTTAAATGTAGAAACATCATCAGAAGTTTATTCAACACAAATGACACTTTCTTCGATGGAAGAAAGCATAAAAAATGAAAAGTTTCTTAGAATCCAGCGTTCATTTATTCTCAATCTAGATTTTGTAAGAAGCATTCACGGAAATAAGGTAGAACTACTCAATGGAAAATCTATTTCTATTTCAATCAGTAAGAAAGAGGAACTTTTTAGATTGTTGGGGATGTAA
- a CDS encoding sensor histidine kinase — protein sequence MQQRKMSSNYFTARIGEFNFEKFYTSRKRLMFHILMWLSFALLLFLSYRLAYHLTYFNSFILTMRMCVVNMIVFYMFFYLFLPKILKQPLSSAVYGLVFSFPVFVIIWLLSTFSFSLIYHSLGYEILNGELKGVIAASANQTFWQAISLNRMVSQAIIIISILSPFFFVKILFEISKLYSRTINIQKQKSLLEIQNINIEKDFLKSQLNPHFLFNTLNNLYSLSLKKDDAVPEVILNLSDTMSYTLYESNTEIVELWKEMEFVKNYVELEKMRYSSDKNIHYEFPSEKDCQGLRIAPLLTFTFIENAFKYGLKSKCAGFLKLKIKVENDNFIFELENDLEISMKKNTHGGIGLENVRKRLQLLYPDNHQLEILNSESVFRVKLIIDLN from the coding sequence ATGCAACAGAGAAAAATGTCTTCCAATTATTTTACAGCAAGAATCGGGGAGTTCAATTTTGAAAAATTTTACACCAGTCGAAAAAGATTGATGTTTCACATTTTAATGTGGCTTAGTTTTGCTCTTTTGCTGTTTTTGAGTTACCGATTAGCCTATCATCTTACTTATTTCAACAGTTTTATCCTTACGATGAGAATGTGTGTTGTAAATATGATTGTTTTCTACATGTTCTTCTATTTATTTCTTCCGAAAATTCTAAAACAACCGTTAAGTTCGGCAGTTTACGGTTTGGTTTTCAGCTTTCCGGTGTTTGTTATTATTTGGCTTTTGTCAACATTTTCTTTTTCTCTGATTTATCACAGTCTCGGATATGAAATTTTAAATGGCGAATTGAAAGGAGTGATTGCAGCAAGCGCAAATCAGACTTTTTGGCAAGCAATATCTTTAAACAGGATGGTTTCTCAGGCGATTATCATCATTTCAATTTTGTCACCTTTCTTTTTTGTGAAAATATTGTTTGAAATTTCAAAACTCTACAGCCGCACCATCAATATACAAAAGCAGAAATCACTTTTGGAAATTCAGAATATTAATATTGAAAAAGACTTTTTGAAATCTCAACTAAATCCGCATTTTCTTTTTAATACTTTGAATAATTTGTACAGTCTTAGTCTTAAAAAAGATGATGCAGTTCCTGAAGTGATTCTTAATCTTTCAGACACAATGAGCTACACTTTGTATGAATCTAATACCGAAATAGTGGAATTATGGAAAGAAATGGAATTTGTGAAAAATTATGTCGAACTTGAAAAAATGCGTTATTCTTCAGACAAAAATATTCATTATGAATTTCCTTCTGAAAAAGACTGTCAAGGTTTGAGAATTGCTCCGCTTCTGACGTTTACTTTTATAGAAAATGCTTTTAAATATGGTTTAAAATCGAAGTGCGCAGGATTTTTAAAGCTTAAAATAAAAGTAGAAAATGACAATTTTATTTTTGAACTGGAAAATGATTTAGAAATAAGCATGAAAAAAAATACTCACGGCGGAATTGGACTTGAAAATGTAAGAAAACGTCTTCAGCTTTTGTATCCGGATAACCATCAGCTGGAAATTTTAAATTCAGAAAGTGTTTTCAGAGTGAAATTAATAATCGATTTAAACTAA
- a CDS encoding CPBP family intramembrane glutamic endopeptidase: MSLFTPLIWILIVLPFIALALFRSEKVNLKYLFFFILYFLADCYIQHLSKLYFDLGFLGLKFAWIGKILSICLSLIVIFSVSKSDRVAIGFTTKTNSKSQLKSGVLIFIGFLIFDFIFKMILFPKGGNFDLETFVFQMTMPGITEELVFRGILFWLLDKTFAPNWNFKGVKFGWGFVIITILFAVAHGVVLTENHEFKFDLITIVYLTLISSLSVGILRKLSGNLIFSILGHNAINTMNAVIRIL, from the coding sequence ATGTCATTATTCACACCACTTATTTGGATTCTTATTGTGCTTCCTTTCATTGCTTTAGCTTTATTTAGATCAGAAAAAGTAAATTTAAAATACCTCTTCTTTTTTATTCTCTATTTCTTGGCAGACTGTTACATTCAGCATTTGTCTAAACTCTATTTTGATCTTGGTTTTTTGGGATTAAAATTTGCTTGGATTGGTAAAATTCTGAGTATATGTCTTTCTTTAATTGTTATTTTTTCTGTTTCAAAATCAGATAGAGTAGCGATAGGTTTTACGACCAAAACAAATTCTAAAAGCCAGTTGAAATCAGGGGTTTTGATTTTCATCGGTTTTTTGATTTTCGATTTTATCTTCAAAATGATCTTATTTCCTAAAGGTGGAAATTTCGATTTAGAAACTTTTGTTTTTCAAATGACGATGCCTGGTATAACGGAAGAATTGGTTTTCAGAGGAATTTTATTTTGGTTGCTCGATAAGACTTTTGCTCCAAACTGGAATTTTAAAGGAGTGAAATTCGGATGGGGATTCGTCATTATAACAATACTTTTTGCAGTTGCTCACGGCGTTGTACTGACCGAAAATCATGAGTTTAAATTTGATCTGATTACGATTGTTTATTTAACATTGATCTCTTCTTTAAGTGTTGGAATATTGAGAAAGCTTTCGGGAAATCTTATTTTTTCTATTTTGGGCCACAATGCAATCAATACGATGAACGCGGTCATCAGAATTTTATAA
- a CDS encoding DUF6122 family protein, whose product MCPPEIDLLKTCTHYFLHLAFPAVIAFVFYRNQWKRVYLILLATILVDLDHLFADPIFDPDRMSVGFHFLHSYYAIAVYFLLLFFKGNLRIIGIGLLFHMLTDFQDFVLWCH is encoded by the coding sequence ATGTGTCCTCCTGAAATTGATTTACTGAAAACGTGTACGCATTACTTTCTGCATTTGGCTTTTCCTGCAGTTATAGCTTTTGTTTTTTATCGTAATCAATGGAAAAGAGTTTATCTTATTCTTTTGGCGACAATATTGGTTGATCTCGATCATTTGTTTGCAGATCCTATTTTCGATCCCGACAGAATGAGTGTAGGTTTTCATTTTCTTCATTCTTATTATGCAATTGCGGTGTATTTTTTACTGCTCTTTTTTAAAGGAAATTTAAGAATTATCGGCATCGGTTTGCTCTTTCATATGCTGACCGATTTTCAGGATTTTGTTTTGTGGTGTCATTAA
- a CDS encoding DNA alkylation repair protein — translation METYNQILEALNELSIPEKAAFFPKFFKTGKGEYGEGDLFLGVKVPDQRAVAKEYYAKISLDELSELLSSSYHEHRLTALIMLISKFEKTKDLSVKEEIIDFYLKHLDFINNWDLVDTSCYKILGRYAFENQKENLLKTLAGSDQMWHKRIAVVGTMHYIKKGSFELTKEFVTQNLYHPHDLMHKANGWLLREMGNKNEAELISYLNQYYKEMPRTCLRYAIEKLDEELRQDYLKGRI, via the coding sequence ATGGAAACTTATAATCAGATTTTAGAAGCTTTAAACGAGTTGTCTATTCCCGAAAAAGCGGCTTTTTTTCCTAAGTTTTTCAAAACAGGAAAAGGAGAGTATGGTGAAGGCGATTTGTTTTTGGGAGTAAAAGTTCCGGATCAAAGAGCTGTTGCCAAAGAATATTATGCTAAAATTTCTTTAGATGAATTGAGCGAGTTGCTTTCCTCGTCTTATCATGAGCATCGTTTAACGGCTTTAATTATGCTGATTTCTAAGTTTGAAAAGACGAAAGATTTATCCGTAAAAGAAGAAATCATCGATTTCTATCTTAAACATCTGGATTTCATCAATAATTGGGATCTGGTTGACACGAGCTGTTATAAAATTTTAGGCAGGTATGCTTTTGAAAATCAGAAAGAAAACCTTTTGAAAACTCTTGCAGGTTCCGATCAAATGTGGCACAAAAGAATTGCTGTTGTAGGAACAATGCATTATATAAAAAAGGGCTCATTTGAATTAACGAAAGAGTTTGTAACGCAAAATCTTTATCATCCGCATGATTTGATGCACAAAGCAAACGGCTGGCTTTTAAGAGAAATGGGAAATAAAAACGAGGCTGAATTGATATCTTATTTAAATCAATATTACAAAGAAATGCCAAGAACTTGCCTTCGTTATGCCATCGAAAAATTAGACGAAGAATTACGTCAGGATTATCTGAAAGGCAGAATTTAA
- a CDS encoding DUF4919 domain-containing protein, whose translation MKKLLFLLLLLSFGFCFSQINVEEIKKNVTEDPQKYFYNYLNIFKEDPSKLTQAEMNQLYYGSRFLKTEYNMSDYNRDYDQVWKPASKKGISKSKAQKIIVKAETEYSKNPLSTEILASMVNIYNAIGDKTKAQLCILQNNTIIKTIDESGTGQNENSPICVITAGDMINFAKPIMMMGRDFQQKDLQTDKDCMMTKYSNGANSLFVKCIGCLNF comes from the coding sequence ATGAAAAAGTTGCTTTTTTTACTGTTATTATTGTCTTTTGGATTTTGCTTTTCACAAATTAATGTTGAAGAGATAAAAAAGAATGTCACGGAAGATCCTCAGAAATATTTTTACAATTATTTAAATATTTTTAAAGAAGATCCTTCAAAACTTACACAGGCTGAAATGAATCAACTTTATTATGGAAGCAGATTTTTAAAAACAGAATACAATATGTCTGATTATAACCGTGACTACGATCAAGTCTGGAAACCTGCAAGTAAAAAAGGAATTTCTAAAAGTAAGGCTCAAAAAATCATTGTAAAAGCTGAAACAGAATATTCTAAAAACCCACTATCCACAGAAATACTAGCTTCAATGGTAAATATATATAATGCGATTGGAGATAAGACAAAGGCACAATTGTGCATATTGCAAAACAATACGATTATTAAAACAATTGATGAAAGCGGAACCGGTCAAAATGAAAATTCGCCGATTTGTGTAATTACTGCAGGAGATATGATCAACTTTGCAAAGCCTATCATGATGATGGGACGAGATTTTCAACAAAAAGATTTGCAAACGGACAAAGATTGTATGATGACAAAATATTCCAATGGTGCTAACAGCTTATTTGTTAAATGTATAGGCTGTTTAAATTTTTAG